In Lodderomyces elongisporus chromosome 1, complete sequence, a genomic segment contains:
- the OLE1 gene encoding stearoyl-CoA 9-desaturase, whose translation MTTETTNTRVDELEVAEVTKLNAIAAGTNKKVPRIVASGWGGKLMGTADLVKVTAEEITKDSMESLAEKDAREKAKYANKKHISEEPWTRENFMAKINWLNVILTVAVPVFGIIQAILSPPQWKTLALGFVLYVFSGISITAGYHRLYSHKSYDAALPVRMFFAFFGAGAIEGSIKWWGHSHRVHHRYTDTPRDPYDARRGFWYSHMGWMLMKANPKNRARADISDLTADWVVRFQHRHYLMIMLVAAFVTPTLVAGLGWGDYWGGFIYAGIFKSFFIQQATFCVNSLAHWIGVQPFDDRRTPRDHVLTAFVTFGEGYHNFHHEFPSDYRNALKWYQYDPTKVIIYALSKLGLAWNLKMFSQNAIEQGLLQQQQKKLDRMRQKLKWGSSVEDLPVWTREEFHARAKDEGLIIISGIIHNVKSFIKEHPGGQALVRASLGKDATSAFSGAVYAHSNAAHNLLATMRVAVVKDIAHDGDTFHVQEVIMEKEKQS comes from the coding sequence atgacaACAGAGACAACAAATACACGTGTTGACGAATTGGAGGTTGCCGAAGTCACCAAGCTCAATGCCATTGCTGCAGGAACCAACAAGAAGGTTCCCAGAATTGTAGCCTCAGGATGGGGTGGTAAGCTCATGGGTACTGCCGACTTGGTCAAAGTGACGGCCGAGGAAATCACAAAGGATTCAATGGAATCCTTGGCTGAAAAAGATGCTAGAGAAAAGGCCAAGTATgccaacaaaaaacacattTCAGAAGAACCATGGACGAGGGAAAACTTTATGGCCAAGATTAACTGGCTCAATGTCATTTTGACAGTGGCTGTCCCAGTCTTTGGTATTATCCAGGCCATTCTCTCGCCACCACAATGGAAAACACTCGCATTGGGCTTTGTCCTCTATGTTTTTAGCGGTATCTCCATTACTGCTGGGTACCACCGTCTTTATTCACACAAGTCTTATGACGCAGCATTACCAGTGAGAATGTTTTTCGCCTTTTTCGGCGCTGGTGCCATTGAAGGTTCCATCAAATGGTGGGGCCACTCCCACCGTGTCCACCACAGATATACCGATACCCCAAGAGACCCATACGATGCAAGAAGAGGATTTTGGTACAGTCACATGGGATGGATGTTGATGAAGGCAAACCCAAAGAATAGAGCAAGAGCAGACATTTCAGACTTGACTGCCGACTGGGTGGTTAGATTCCAACACAGACACTATTTGATGATTATGCTCGTTGCCGCTTTTGTTACACCAACCTTGGTTGCCGGTTTAGGATGGGGCGACTACTGGGGCGGATTTATTTATGCTGGTATCTTTAAATCCTTTTTCATCCAACAAGCTACCTTTTGCGTCAATTCGTTGGCCCACTGGATCGGCGTACAACCATTTGACGATAGAAGAACTCCAAGAGACCATGTATTGACTGCATTTGTTACCTTTGGAGAAGGTTACCACAATTTCCACCACGAATTTCCAAGTGATTATAGAAATGCATTGAAGTGGTACCAATACGACCCAACAAAGGTTATCATTTATGCCTTGTCCAAATTGGGCCTTGCATGGAACTTGAAGATGTTTTCACAAAATGCTATTGAACAAGGTTTgttgcaacaacagcaaaagaagTTGGACAGAATGAGACAAAAGCTCAAGTGGGGATCAAGTGTCGAGGACTTGCCAGTATGGACGAGAGAGGAGTTCCACGCAAGAGCCAAGGACGAAGGATTGATTATCATCTCGGGAATTATCCACAATGTCAAGCTGTTTATCAAGGAACACCCAGGTGGACAAGCCTTGGTTAGAGCCTCACTCGGAAAGGATGCCACTTCTGCATTTAGCGGTGCAGTTTACGCACACTCCAATGCAGCACACAATTTATTGGCTACAATGAGAGTCGCAGTGGTGAAAGACATTGCCCATGACGGTGACACCTTCCATGTACAAGAGGTGATtatggaaaaggaaaaacaaagctaG